In Trichoderma asperellum chromosome 1, complete sequence, a single window of DNA contains:
- the GPH1 gene encoding Non-essential glycogen phosphorylase (CAZy:GT35) — MATKQPLPTRERRPSTGAPLVDIQGAVGPAGISRPKHRRTFTGFGAGEIKHVEASIPEPQREAWRRNQVKSITDKDGFEKEVVRHVETTLARSMFNCDETAAYSATSLAFRDRLITDWNKTQQRQTFRDTKRVYYLSLEFLMGRTLDNAMLNVGLKNVAKDGLSELGFRIEDIISQEHDAGLGNGGLGRLAACFLDSLATLNYPAWGYGLRYRYGIFKQEIIDGYQVEVPDYWLDFNPWEFPRHDITVNIQFYGKVRKHTREDGKTVSVWEGGDIVDAVAYDVPIPGYATPTTNNLRLWSSKASGGEFDFPKFNNGDYEGAVADQQRAESISAVLYPNDNLDQGKELRLKQQYFWVAASLYDIVRRFKKSKRPWKEFPDQVAIQLNDTHPTLAIVELQRILVDIEGLQWDEAWNIVTATFGYTNHTVLPEALEKWPVGLFQHLLPRHLQIIYDINLFFLQKVEKAFPNDRDLLSRVSIIEESQPKMVRMAFLAIVGSHKVNGVAELHSDLIKSTIFKDFVEIYGPDKFTNVTNGITPRRWLHQANPRLSELIASKCGGDNFLKDLTVLNKLEAFAKDKAFRKEWAEIKYANKVRLAKYIQSTLGLSVNPAALFDVQVKRIHEYKRQQLNIFGVIHRYLTLKALSPEERKKQLPRVTIFGGKAAPGYWMAKQIIHLINAVGEVVNKDADIGDLLKVIFLEDYNVSKAEMIIPASDISEHISTAGTEASGTSNMKFVLNGGLIIGTCDGANIEITREISDSNIFLFGNLAEDVEDLRHNHNFGSHTIDPDLEKVFVEIEKGTFGMPNDFSALIAAVRDHGDYYLVSDDFHSYIETHALVDEAYKNQDEWVTKCIMSVARMGFFTSDRCINEYAEEIWNIEPLDVSE, encoded by the exons ATGGCCACCAAGCAGCCTCTGCCCACGCGCGAGCGTCGCCCCTCCACCGGAGCTCCCCTGGTGGACATCCAGGGAGCTGTTGGTCCTGCGGGCATCTCTCGGCCCAAGCACAGGAGAACTTTTACGGGTTTCGGTGCCGGAGAAATCAAGCACGTCGAAG CCTCAATCCCCGAACCCCAGCGCGAAGCATGGAGGCGAAACCAAGTCAAGAGCATCACCGACAAGGATGGCTTTGAGAAGGAGGTTGTCCGCCACGTCGAGACCACCCTGGCGCGTAGCATGTTTAACTGCGATGAGACCGCTGCGTACTCGGCCACCAGTCTGGCTTTCCGTGATCGCCTCATCACCGATTGGAACAAGACTCAGCAGCGCCAGACGTTCCGCGACACCAAGCGTGTTTATTACTTGAGTCTGGAGTTCTTGATGGGAAGGACTTTGGACAATGCCATGCTCAACGTAGGATTGAAAAATGTGGCCAAGG ACGGTCTCTCTGAGCTTGGGTTTAGAATTGAGGACATCATTAGCCAGGAGCATGACGCAGGTCTGGGCAACGGTGGCTTAGGTCGACTTGCTGCTTGCTTCCTCGACAGCTTGGCTACTCTCAACTACCCCGCATGGGGCTACGGTCTTCGCTACAGATACGGTATCTTCAAACAGGAAATCATCGACGGCTACCAGGTCGAAGTGCCCGACTATTGGCTGGACTTTAACCCCTGGGAGTTCCCACGTCACGACATCACGGTCAAT ATCCAATTCTATGGCAAGGTCCGTAAGCACACCAGGGAGGACGGTAAGACCGTCAGCGTCTGGGAGGGTGGTGACAtcgttgatgctgttgccTACGATGTGCCTATTCCTGGCTACGCGACCCCAACAACAAACAACCTGAGGCTCTGGTCTAGCAAGGCGTCTGGAGGCGAGTTTGATTTCCCTAAATTCAACAATGGCGACTACGAAGGCGCAGTCGCAGACCAGCAGCGAGCCGAGTCCATTAGCGCCGTGCTGTATCCCAACGACAACTTGGACCAGGGTAAAGAACTGCGACTGAAGCAGCAATACTTCTGGGTGGCGGCCTCTCTGTATGATATTGTGCGCCGCTTCAAGAAGTCCAAGCGCCCCTGGAAGGAATTCCCCGACCAAGTCGCTATCCAACTCAACGACACTCACCCTACTCTTGCCATTGTCGAGCTGCAGCGTATTCTGGTTGATATTGAGGGCTTGCAATGGGATGAAGCATGGAATATTGTTACTGCCACG TTTGGCTACACTAACCATACTGTGCTCCCGGAAGCCCTCGAGAAGTGGCCTGTGGGATTGTTTCAGCATCTCTTGCCCAGACATCTTCAGATTATCTATGATATTAATCTGTTCTTCCTGCAAAAGGTCGAAAAGGCCTTCCCTAATGACAGAGATTTGCTTAGCCGAGTCTCCATCATTGAGGAGAGCCAGCCAAAGATGGTGAGAATGGCCTTCTTGGCTATTGTTGGTTCCCACAAGGTCAACGGTGTGGCTGAGCTGCACTCGGACTTGATCAAGTCGACTATCTTCAAAGACTTTGTGGAGATCTACGGCCCGGACAAGTTCACCAACGTAACCAACGGTATCACCCCCAGACGTTGGCTGCACCAGGCCAACCCCCGCTTGTCTGAGCTGATTGCCTCCAAGTGCGGTGGTGATAACTTCCTCAAGGACCTGACTGTTCTCAACAAGCTTGAGGCTTTTGCCAAGGATAAAGCTTTCCGCAAAGAGTGGGCTGAGATCAAGTACGCCAACAAGGTCCGCTTGGCCAAGTACATCCAGAGCACACTTGGTTTATCAGTCAACCCCGCAGCCTTATTCGACGTGCAAGTCAAGCGAATTCACGAATACAAGCGTCAGCAGCTCAATATTTTCGGAGTCATCCACCGATACCTGACTCTCAAGGCGCTGAGTCctgaagagaggaagaagcagctccCCCGTGTCACCATCTTTGGTGGCAAGGCTGCTCCCGGCTATTGGATGGCTAAGCAGATTATTCACTTGATCAACGCTGTCGGCGAAGTTGTCAACAAAGATGCAGACATTGGCGATCTCCTCAAAGTTATTTTCCTCGAAGATTACAACGTCAGCAAGGCCGAGATGATCATCCCTGCCTCCGATATCAGCGAGCACATTTCCACTGCAGGCACAGA GGCGTCTGGTACAAGCAACATGAAGTTTGTCCTCAACGGAGGTCTTATCATCGGAACATGCGACGGTGCCAAT ATTGAAATCACTCGTGAAATCAGCGACAGCAACATCTTCTTGTTTGGAAATCTTGCTGAGGACGTGGAAGACCTGCGCCATAACCACAACTTTGGCTCTCACACTATCGACCCCGACTTGGAGAAGGTCTTTGTTGAGATTGAGAAGGGTACCTTTGGCATGCCCAATGACTTTAGTGCCTTGATTGCTGCCGTCAGAGACCACGGTGACTACTACCTGGTATCAGATGACTTCCACAGCTACATTGAGACACACGCTCTCGTTGACGAGGCCTACAAGAACCAGGATGAGTGGGTGACCAAGTGCATCATGTCCGTAGCCCGAATGGGCTTCTTCACCAGCGACCGCTGCATTAACGAGTACGCTGAGGAAATTTGGAATATTGAGCCGCTGGACGTCTCTGAGTAG
- the GNA3 gene encoding G protein alpha subunit produces the protein MANPPFGSKSLRLPIRQVLKERRQSRQTQKRAQSPTMGGCMSSNNDEVEQKKRSQAIDKELDEDSKRLRKECKILLLGSGESGKSTIVKQMKIIHLKGYSEEDLYNYRPTVFKNLVECAKAVITAMQQFNIELAHEENRAHADFLIDYQAESGPQAHIDPKVGLAVQAIWNDPAKEQLMEHQTEFYLMDSAEYFFQEAMRIAAPDYLPNEMDVLRARTKTTGIYETRFQMGQLSIHMFDVGGQRSERKKWIHCFENVTSIIFCVALSEYDQVLLEESSQNRMMESLLLFDSVVNSRWFMRTSIILFLNKVDIFKQKLGRSPLSNFFPDYTGGTDVNKAAKYLLWRFNQVNRAHLNLYPHLTQATDTSNIRLVFAAVKETILNNALKDSGIL, from the exons ATGGCAAACCCACCTTTTGGATCCAAATCGCTTCGCCTACCGATTCGCCAAGTCCTTAAAGAACGCCGACAGTCTCGCCAAACACAGAAGCGTGCACAATCGCCCACCATGGGCGGCTGCATGAGCTCGAACAATGACGAGGTAgagcagaaaaagaggagCCAGGCCATCGACAAAGAGCTGGACGAGGACTCGAAAAGGTTACGGAAAGAATGCAAGATCCTGCTGCTAG GTTCTGGTGAGAGTGGAAAGTCGACCATTGTCAAGCAGATGAAAATTATCCACCTGAAGGGATACTCAGAAGAGGATCTGTACAACTACAGACCGACCGTTTTCAAAAATCTGGTCGAATGTGCCAAAGCTGTCATAACTGCCATGCAGCAGTTTAACATAGAGCTGGCACATGAAGAAAACAGAGCGCACGCCGACTTTTTAATAGACTACCAAGCAGAATCCGGGCCGCAGGCTCACATCGACCCGAAGGTGGGCCTCGCTGTGCAGGCCATATGGAACGACCCGGCGAAAGAGCAGCTGATGGAACATCAGACGGAGTTTTATTTGATGGATTCTGCAGAATA TTTCTTCCAGGAAGCAATGCGCATTGCCGCTCCCGATTATTTACCTAACGAGATGGACGTATTGCGCGCCCGTACAAAAACCACCGGCATCTACGAAACGCGCTTCCAAATGGGACAACTTAGCATCCA CATGTTTGATGTTGGCGGGCAAAGGAGTGAACGAAAGAAGTGGATACACTGCTTCGAGAACGTTACATCGATCATTTTCTGTGTTGCGCTGAGCGAATACGATCAAGTTCTCCTCGAAGAGAGCAGTCAG AACCGCATGATGGAAAGCTTATTACTGTTCGACTCGGTTGTCAACTCACGCTGGTTCATGAGAACAAGCATCATTCTCTTCCTGAACAAGGTGGACATTTTCAAGCAGAAACTGGGCCGCTCGCCTCTATCCAACTTCTTCCCCGATTACACTGGTGGTACCGATGTCAACAAGGCAGCCAAGTATCTGCTATGGAGATTTAATCAAGTCAACAGAGCACACCTTAACCTATATCCACA TCTAACCCAGGCCACCGATACATCAAATATCCGGCTGGTTTTCGCAGCAGTTAAGGAGACCATATTGAATAACGCGCTAAAGGATTCGGGaattctttaa